From Burkholderia sp. WP9, a single genomic window includes:
- a CDS encoding efflux transporter outer membrane subunit, with the protein MKRVATGRAITTLAGTALLAACTVGPNYQRPQAEVPPTWQTDSYWRVAVPSHAPISPDWWSAFNDPTLATLETQALAQNQTLVAASAHYEQARATLANTRAQQIPEVDLAAQASRFRISQDRPRTNYGTPTTSTVQNNVQLGPAINYDTDLFGRIRREVEGSVASAQQSADDLANARLVLTTDLATDYFSLRELDAEIDVLNQSVKLQQKALDYVTTEHDLGSVSGLDVLQQKSLLDSTRVQAQLLLNQRAQFEHAIAALVGVPAPQFSIAPKVVDVQVPSIPLGVPSDVLQRRPDIASAERAMAAANAQIGVAKAAFFPSLTLTPSIGWESTQFASLLSAPTLMWTLGAAVGQVLFDGGRRAANVQFASEGYKATEANYRQTVLTAFQQVQDGITGLSVLDGAARQSSEAVTDAQHLLALANDRYSGGLVAYLDVITAQQSLLTSERQDVQIHGQQMTLSVSLVKALGGGWDVGADMADTPKNTQPGDTKEAMAPAR; encoded by the coding sequence GTGAAGCGCGTGGCCACAGGGCGTGCGATAACGACGCTCGCGGGCACGGCGTTGCTGGCCGCGTGCACGGTCGGGCCCAACTATCAGCGGCCGCAGGCCGAGGTGCCGCCTACCTGGCAAACCGATTCGTACTGGCGCGTGGCCGTGCCGTCGCATGCGCCGATTTCGCCGGACTGGTGGAGTGCGTTCAACGATCCGACGCTTGCCACGCTGGAAACCCAGGCGCTCGCGCAGAATCAGACGCTGGTGGCGGCGAGCGCGCACTATGAGCAAGCCAGGGCGACGCTGGCGAACACCCGCGCGCAGCAGATTCCTGAAGTCGATCTGGCGGCACAGGCATCGCGTTTCCGGATTTCGCAGGATCGCCCGCGGACCAATTACGGTACGCCCACCACGTCGACCGTGCAGAACAACGTGCAGCTCGGCCCCGCCATCAACTACGACACCGATCTATTCGGCAGGATACGGCGTGAAGTGGAAGGCTCGGTGGCATCCGCACAGCAATCGGCGGACGACCTCGCCAATGCGCGCCTCGTTCTCACCACGGATCTCGCCACCGACTATTTCTCGCTGCGCGAACTCGACGCCGAGATCGACGTGCTGAATCAATCGGTGAAACTGCAACAGAAGGCGCTCGACTACGTCACGACGGAACACGATCTCGGTTCGGTGTCGGGACTCGACGTGCTGCAACAGAAGTCGCTGCTCGACTCGACACGCGTGCAGGCGCAACTGCTCCTGAATCAGCGCGCGCAGTTCGAACATGCGATTGCCGCGCTGGTCGGCGTGCCCGCGCCCCAGTTCTCGATCGCACCCAAAGTGGTCGATGTCCAGGTGCCGTCGATTCCGCTCGGCGTGCCGAGCGACGTGCTGCAACGGCGGCCGGATATCGCCTCGGCGGAGCGCGCGATGGCCGCGGCGAATGCGCAGATCGGCGTCGCCAAGGCGGCGTTCTTCCCGAGTCTGACGCTGACCCCGAGCATTGGCTGGGAAAGCACGCAGTTCGCCAGCTTGCTGAGCGCGCCCACGCTGATGTGGACGCTCGGCGCGGCGGTCGGCCAGGTGCTGTTCGACGGCGGCCGCCGCGCGGCCAACGTGCAGTTCGCGAGCGAAGGCTACAAGGCCACCGAGGCGAACTACCGCCAGACCGTGCTCACTGCGTTCCAGCAGGTGCAGGACGGCATCACCGGACTCTCCGTGCTGGACGGCGCGGCCAGGCAGTCGAGCGAGGCCGTGACCGACGCGCAGCATCTGCTGGCGCTCGCCAACGACCGCTATTCGGGCGGCCTCGTCGCTTACCTCGACGTCATTACGGCGCAGCAGTCGCTCTTGACCAGCGAGCGCCAGGACGTGCAGATTCACGGCCAGCAGATGACGCTGTCGGTATCGCTCGTGAAGGCGCTCGGCGGTGGCTGGGACGTCGGCGCGGATATGGCGGACACGCCGAAGAACACGCAGCCCGGCGACACGAAGGAGGCAATGGCTCCCGCGCGGTGA
- a CDS encoding YceI family protein codes for MKSNFYLSAHRVTLAGITAISLFGASFAHADVDTSKSTVIATTKQMNVPVDGKFRKFSAQLTFDPAKPTAGSANVSIDTGSYDLGADDYNKQAQGKEWFDSAAYPAATFVSSAIAPAGGNQYKITGKLTIKGKSQTVVVPVTIASQGATQTFDGALPIKRSQFDVGTGEWKDTSVVADEVVIKFHLVASKK; via the coding sequence ATGAAATCAAACTTTTATCTCTCCGCTCACCGTGTCACGCTCGCCGGCATAACGGCCATCTCGCTGTTCGGCGCGAGCTTCGCGCACGCCGATGTCGACACGAGCAAGAGCACCGTCATTGCCACCACGAAGCAGATGAACGTGCCCGTCGACGGCAAGTTCAGGAAGTTCTCGGCGCAACTGACTTTCGATCCGGCCAAACCGACCGCCGGCAGCGCCAATGTCTCGATCGACACGGGCAGCTACGACCTCGGCGCCGACGACTACAACAAGCAGGCCCAAGGCAAGGAATGGTTCGACAGCGCCGCCTACCCGGCCGCGACCTTCGTCTCCAGCGCGATCGCGCCGGCGGGCGGCAATCAGTACAAGATCACCGGCAAGCTCACCATCAAGGGCAAGTCGCAAACCGTGGTGGTGCCCGTCACCATTGCAAGCCAGGGCGCCACGCAAACCTTCGACGGCGCGTTGCCGATCAAGCGCTCGCAATTCGATGTCGGCACCGGCGAATGGAAAGACACCTCCGTGGTCGCCGACGAAGTCGTCATTAAATTTCACCTCGTCGCTTCGAAGAAATAA
- a CDS encoding heavy metal sensor histidine kinase: MNRSIARRLAMMFAFVALFVFTLVGTGLFLVLRTQLEHHLRESLDDRTQIARIIVYHAVTPEKWRMAREKLTDMTPHDGSTVYAVSSTDPYFHYGKLVDGPVVTSWPGGYTRVTPAGGGQDMLTSTVTIPAYGARPPVQLQVAASYSPNVRTMRVFGSALAALSALGSLAVLLLSYSVTRLGLAPLTRLTRDASAVSPNNRSQRLNTAALPLELSDLANSFNGALERLDGAYGRLESFNADVAHELRTPVTILIGQTEVALTRNRSVDDLRHTLQSNLEEFERMRAIINDMLFLARADQGERATGLVEVSLAAEAAHTLEFLEIPLEEARVHAQLRGDAVARVNRSLFGRACTNLLMNAIQHCEPGAEINVTIVNEEDQVRVAVANPGAPISPDVLEHLFDRFYRAEVSRTNSRENHGLGLAIVKAIAEMHRGTVSAQSAHGINTFAFSVAALAVEAGMRPVRANASAAAGSADYSSLVKGKSA; the protein is encoded by the coding sequence ATGAACCGTTCGATCGCCCGGCGCCTCGCCATGATGTTCGCGTTCGTCGCACTGTTCGTGTTCACGCTTGTCGGCACGGGGCTCTTTCTGGTGCTGCGCACGCAGCTCGAACATCATCTGCGCGAGTCGCTCGACGATCGCACGCAGATTGCGCGCATCATTGTCTATCACGCGGTCACGCCGGAAAAATGGCGCATGGCGCGCGAAAAACTCACTGACATGACGCCGCACGACGGCAGCACCGTCTATGCGGTGTCGAGCACCGACCCATACTTTCATTACGGCAAGCTGGTGGACGGTCCGGTGGTGACGAGCTGGCCGGGCGGCTATACACGCGTGACGCCGGCCGGCGGCGGTCAGGACATGCTCACCTCCACGGTGACGATCCCGGCCTACGGCGCGCGTCCGCCGGTTCAATTGCAGGTGGCCGCGAGCTACTCGCCCAACGTGCGCACCATGCGCGTGTTCGGCTCGGCACTCGCCGCGCTGTCGGCGCTTGGCAGTCTTGCTGTCCTGTTGCTCAGCTACTCCGTCACCCGGCTCGGTCTCGCGCCGCTCACGCGCCTCACGCGCGACGCGTCCGCCGTCAGCCCGAACAATCGCTCGCAGCGTCTGAACACGGCCGCGCTGCCGCTCGAATTGAGCGACCTGGCGAATTCCTTCAACGGCGCGCTCGAGCGGCTGGACGGCGCCTACGGCCGCCTCGAATCGTTCAATGCGGACGTGGCTCACGAACTGCGCACGCCGGTGACGATTCTGATCGGCCAGACGGAAGTGGCGCTGACACGCAATCGTTCCGTCGACGATCTGCGCCATACGTTGCAATCGAACCTCGAAGAATTCGAGCGCATGCGCGCGATCATCAACGACATGCTGTTCCTCGCCCGCGCCGATCAGGGCGAGCGGGCAACCGGTCTGGTCGAAGTGTCGCTGGCCGCGGAAGCCGCGCACACGCTGGAGTTTCTGGAGATTCCGCTCGAAGAAGCGCGAGTGCATGCGCAATTGCGCGGTGACGCCGTGGCGCGCGTGAACCGCTCGCTGTTCGGCCGTGCCTGCACGAATCTGTTGATGAACGCCATCCAGCATTGCGAGCCCGGCGCGGAGATCAACGTGACGATCGTGAATGAAGAGGATCAGGTGCGCGTCGCGGTGGCCAACCCCGGTGCACCGATTTCGCCGGACGTGCTCGAACATCTGTTCGACCGCTTTTATCGCGCGGAGGTCTCGCGCACCAATAGCCGCGAAAACCACGGGCTGGGTCTCGCGATCGTGAAAGCGATTGCGGAGATGCATCGCGGTACGGTGTCGGCGCAGAGCGCGCACGGCATCAACACCTTTGCGTTCTCGGTCGCGGCGCTGGCGGTCGAAGCCGGTATGCGGCCGGTGCGGGCGAACGCAAGCGCTGCGGCCGGGTCGGCGGATTATTCGTCGCTGGTAAAGGGCAAGTCGGCCTGA
- a CDS encoding heavy metal response regulator transcription factor translates to MKLLIVEDEHKVVDYLRSGLTEQGWVVDVALDGEEGMHLATEFDYDVIVLDVMLPKRDGFSVLKALRMRKSTPVIMLTARDHVNDRVRGLREGADDYLTKPFSFLELVERLHALARRTRSQESTLISVGDLFVDLIGRRATRDGVRLDLTAKEFQLLSVLARRQGDILSKTAITELVWDVNFDSHTNVVETAIKRLRAKLDGPFSSKLLHTVRGMGYVLEVREEAEQS, encoded by the coding sequence ATGAAATTGCTGATTGTTGAAGACGAGCACAAGGTGGTGGACTACCTGCGCTCCGGTTTGACAGAGCAGGGCTGGGTCGTCGACGTCGCACTCGACGGCGAGGAAGGCATGCATCTGGCCACCGAATTCGATTACGACGTGATCGTCCTCGACGTGATGCTGCCCAAACGCGACGGCTTCAGCGTGCTGAAGGCACTGCGCATGCGCAAATCGACGCCGGTCATCATGCTCACCGCACGCGACCATGTGAACGACCGCGTGCGCGGCTTGCGCGAAGGCGCGGACGACTACCTCACCAAACCCTTTTCGTTTCTCGAACTGGTCGAACGGTTGCACGCGCTGGCGCGGCGCACCCGTTCGCAGGAATCCACGCTGATTTCCGTGGGCGATCTGTTCGTTGATCTGATCGGCCGGCGCGCGACCCGCGACGGCGTGCGCCTCGACCTGACCGCCAAGGAATTCCAGTTACTCAGCGTGCTGGCGCGCCGGCAAGGCGACATACTCTCGAAGACCGCGATTACCGAACTCGTCTGGGACGTCAATTTCGACAGCCATACGAACGTGGTCGAAACCGCGATCAAACGATTACGCGCCAAACTCGACGGCCCGTTTTCCTCCAAGCTGCTGCACACCGTGCGCGGCATGGGGTACGTGCTCGAAGTGCGCGAGGAGGCGGAGCAGTCATGA
- a CDS encoding efflux RND transporter permease subunit translates to MWIVNVALKRPYTFIVMAILILLATPFVLLTTPVDVLPEINIPVVSIIWTYTGLSAEDMANRITSVNERSLTTTVNDIEHIESQSLAGITILKVFLQPTANIQTAIAQTVAVEQAQLKQMPPGATPPLVISYSASSIPVIQLGLSSPKLSEQALNDTALNFLRPQLVTIPGAAVPYPYGGKSRLISVDLNTRALLAKGLTPSDVVSAFNAQNLILPTGTAKIGPKEYTINMNGSPATVEGLNDIPVRTLNGATTYLREVAHVRDGFSPQTNIVRQDGHRGVLMSVLKNGSASTLSIVNTLRGLLPGAEAALPPDLKITPLFDQSVFVKAAVQGVVREALVAAALTAAMILLFLGNWRSTCIIAISIPLSILSSLIALHALGQTINIMTLGGLALAVGILVDDATVTIENIERHLHMGTNLHDAILDGAGEIAIPALVSTLCICIVFVPMFFLTGVARYLFVPLAEAVVFAMLASYVLSRTLVPTLAMLLMGHAHKPKEGAKPNPFMRIYHRFDRGFERMRAGYIMILSSVLVRRGVFGSVFLGFCVVSMGLIFVLGEDFFPSVDAGDIRLHMRAPTGTRIEETARLADQVENVIREVVPAKELGTILDNLGLPYSGINLSYSNAGTIGTLDGEIQVALNEDHEPSQIYMDKLRAILPQRFPGVEFFFQPADIVTQILNFGLPAAVDVQISGANQEGNFDVARKLLKQVRLIPGTVDTHIQQKLDEPAINLQMDRTRLQQLNLSASNVAQNVLISLSGSSQTSPGFWFNNKNGVEYNVAVQTPQYQVSSIDELLRTPVSGSANGPTQLLGNLVRVSPQNQFAEVTHYNIKPVIDLYVSVEKRDLGSVANQVDQLVNNMRASLPRGSQITVRGQVQTMRSSFFGLGLGVAMAIVLVYLLIVVNFQSWVDPLIIVSALPAALAGIVWMLFLTGTHLSVPALTGAIMTMGVATANSILMVSFARQRLSAGAPPLTAALEAGASRIRPVLMTAFAMIIGMIPMALGLGEGAEQNAPLGRAVIGGLLFATVSTLFFVPLVFAAIHTRLARRHRDDGDDGGANHADSHGDGHDGPTPDHGGAGKPA, encoded by the coding sequence ATGTGGATCGTCAACGTTGCGCTTAAACGGCCATACACGTTCATCGTGATGGCCATTCTGATCTTGCTGGCGACGCCATTCGTGCTGTTGACCACGCCGGTCGACGTGCTGCCGGAAATCAATATTCCGGTGGTCAGTATCATCTGGACCTACACGGGCTTGTCGGCCGAAGACATGGCCAACCGCATTACGTCGGTGAACGAGCGCAGTCTGACTACCACGGTCAACGACATCGAACACATCGAATCGCAATCGCTCGCGGGCATTACGATTCTGAAGGTTTTCCTGCAGCCGACGGCGAACATCCAGACCGCGATCGCGCAGACGGTGGCCGTCGAACAGGCGCAGCTCAAGCAGATGCCGCCCGGCGCCACGCCGCCATTGGTTATCAGCTACTCGGCCTCCAGTATTCCGGTGATCCAGCTTGGCCTGTCGAGCCCAAAGCTCTCGGAGCAGGCGCTCAACGATACGGCGCTGAACTTTCTGCGCCCGCAACTCGTGACGATTCCGGGCGCGGCCGTGCCGTACCCCTACGGCGGCAAATCGCGGCTGATCTCGGTCGATCTGAACACGCGCGCATTGCTTGCCAAAGGCCTGACGCCATCCGACGTGGTCAGCGCGTTCAACGCGCAAAACCTGATTCTGCCGACCGGTACGGCGAAGATCGGACCGAAGGAATACACGATCAACATGAACGGTTCGCCCGCCACGGTGGAAGGGCTCAACGATATTCCGGTGCGTACGCTCAACGGCGCCACGACGTATCTGAGGGAAGTCGCGCACGTGCGCGACGGCTTCTCGCCGCAGACCAATATCGTGCGGCAGGACGGCCATCGCGGCGTGCTGATGTCGGTGCTCAAGAACGGCAGTGCGTCGACGCTCTCGATCGTCAACACGCTGCGTGGCCTGCTGCCGGGCGCTGAGGCGGCACTGCCGCCGGACCTGAAGATCACGCCGCTATTCGATCAATCGGTGTTCGTTAAAGCGGCCGTGCAGGGCGTGGTGCGCGAGGCGCTGGTTGCCGCCGCGCTGACCGCGGCGATGATCCTGCTGTTTCTCGGCAACTGGCGCAGCACCTGCATCATCGCGATCTCGATTCCGCTGTCGATCCTGTCCTCGCTGATCGCGCTGCATGCGCTCGGGCAGACGATCAACATCATGACGCTCGGCGGTTTGGCATTGGCGGTCGGGATTCTGGTGGACGATGCCACGGTGACGATCGAGAACATCGAACGGCACTTGCATATGGGCACGAATCTGCACGATGCGATTCTGGATGGCGCGGGAGAAATCGCGATTCCGGCGCTGGTGTCGACATTGTGTATCTGTATCGTGTTCGTGCCGATGTTCTTCCTGACCGGCGTGGCGCGGTATCTCTTCGTGCCGCTCGCCGAGGCCGTGGTGTTCGCCATGCTGGCGTCGTACGTTCTGTCGCGTACGCTGGTGCCGACCCTGGCGATGCTGTTGATGGGGCACGCGCACAAACCGAAAGAGGGCGCGAAGCCGAATCCGTTCATGCGCATCTATCACCGTTTCGATCGCGGATTCGAGCGCATGCGCGCCGGCTACATCATGATACTCAGCAGTGTGCTGGTGCGCCGTGGTGTGTTCGGCAGCGTGTTTCTCGGTTTTTGCGTCGTGTCGATGGGCCTGATTTTCGTGCTCGGCGAAGACTTTTTCCCGAGTGTGGATGCTGGCGACATTCGCCTGCACATGCGTGCGCCGACGGGCACCCGCATCGAGGAAACCGCGCGTCTGGCCGACCAGGTCGAAAATGTGATCCGCGAGGTAGTGCCCGCTAAAGAACTCGGCACGATTCTCGACAACCTCGGTTTGCCCTATAGCGGCATCAACCTCTCCTATAGCAATGCGGGCACGATCGGCACGCTCGACGGCGAGATCCAGGTGGCGCTCAATGAAGACCACGAGCCGTCGCAAATCTACATGGACAAACTGCGCGCGATCCTGCCGCAGCGATTTCCGGGCGTCGAGTTCTTCTTTCAACCGGCCGACATCGTCACGCAGATTCTCAACTTCGGCTTGCCCGCCGCCGTGGACGTGCAGATTTCCGGCGCGAATCAGGAGGGCAACTTCGACGTCGCGCGCAAGCTGCTGAAACAGGTGCGCCTGATTCCCGGCACGGTGGATACCCACATTCAGCAGAAGCTGGATGAACCGGCGATCAACCTTCAGATGGATCGCACGCGTTTGCAGCAGCTCAATCTGAGCGCGAGCAACGTGGCGCAGAACGTGCTCATTTCCTTGTCGGGCAGTTCGCAGACCTCGCCGGGTTTCTGGTTCAACAACAAGAACGGCGTTGAATACAACGTGGCCGTGCAGACGCCGCAGTATCAGGTCTCGTCGATCGATGAACTGTTGCGCACGCCGGTGTCGGGTTCGGCCAACGGGCCGACGCAGTTGCTCGGCAACCTGGTGCGAGTCTCGCCGCAAAATCAGTTCGCGGAAGTCACGCACTACAACATCAAGCCGGTGATCGATCTGTACGTGAGCGTCGAGAAGCGCGACCTGGGCAGCGTGGCGAATCAGGTCGACCAGCTCGTGAACAACATGCGCGCGTCGCTGCCGCGCGGCAGTCAGATTACCGTGCGCGGCCAGGTGCAGACCATGCGCAGTTCGTTCTTCGGGCTGGGACTCGGCGTGGCGATGGCGATCGTGCTGGTGTACCTGTTGATCGTGGTGAATTTCCAGTCGTGGGTCGATCCGCTGATTATCGTCAGCGCGTTGCCCGCGGCGCTCGCGGGCATTGTTTGGATGCTGTTCCTGACGGGCACGCATCTAAGCGTGCCGGCCCTGACCGGCGCGATCATGACGATGGGCGTGGCTACCGCCAACAGTATTCTGATGGTGTCGTTCGCGCGCCAACGGCTCTCCGCCGGCGCACCGCCGTTGACCGCCGCGCTCGAAGCCGGTGCGAGCCGGATCAGGCCGGTGCTGATGACCGCGTTTGCGATGATCATCGGCATGATTCCGATGGCGCTCGGTCTCGGCGAAGGCGCCGAGCAGAATGCGCCGCTCGGCCGCGCGGTGATCGGCGGATTGCTATTCGCCACGGTGTCCACGCTGTTTTTCGTGCCGCTCGTGTTCGCGGCCATTCACACGCGGCTCGCACGCCGCCACCGTGACGATGGCGACGACGGCGGCGCGAACCACGCAGACTCCCACGGCGATGGCCACGATGGCCCGACGCCGGACCACGGCGGCGCCGGCAAGCCCGCGTAA
- the dinB gene encoding DNA polymerase IV, translating into MSSAGRHIAHLDMDAFYASVELLRYPELRGQAVVIGGGRSGVPQTLQDGTRRFARLRDYAGRGVVTTSTYEARALGVFSAMGMMKAAMLAPDAILLPTDFDSYRHYSRLFKAAVATFTDRIEDRGIDEIYIDLTDVPGEPRETAARIKQAVNQATGLTCSICVAPNKLLAKIGSELDKPNGLTILTPADVPLRVWPLPVRKVNGIGPKAAEKLTALGLATVGDLAAADAGLLQDHFGRSYSAWLMQVAQGQDERPVVVESEPKSMSRETTFERDLHPRHDRPALSSSFTGLCVRVAEDLVRKGYVGRTVGIKLRYDDFRTVTRDLTLDAPTADAAEIRRAATECLRRVELNRKLRLLGVRVSALSPANALPPQRRLPVQADLPFTSDE; encoded by the coding sequence ATGAGTTCTGCAGGCCGCCACATCGCGCACCTCGACATGGACGCGTTCTACGCGTCCGTCGAGCTCTTGCGCTATCCGGAATTGCGGGGCCAGGCGGTGGTGATCGGCGGCGGCCGCAGCGGCGTGCCGCAAACGCTCCAAGACGGCACCCGCCGTTTCGCCAGGCTGCGCGACTACGCGGGCCGTGGCGTGGTAACCACCTCCACTTACGAAGCCCGCGCACTCGGCGTGTTCTCGGCCATGGGCATGATGAAGGCGGCCATGCTCGCGCCGGACGCCATCCTGCTGCCCACCGACTTCGACTCGTATCGCCACTACTCGCGCCTCTTCAAGGCGGCGGTCGCCACCTTCACGGACCGTATCGAAGACCGCGGCATCGACGAAATCTATATCGATCTGACCGACGTGCCGGGCGAGCCGCGCGAGACCGCCGCGCGCATCAAACAGGCGGTCAATCAGGCCACCGGACTCACCTGCTCCATTTGCGTGGCGCCGAACAAGCTGCTGGCGAAGATCGGTTCCGAACTCGATAAACCCAACGGACTCACGATCCTCACGCCGGCCGATGTGCCGCTGCGCGTGTGGCCGCTGCCGGTGCGCAAGGTCAACGGCATCGGGCCGAAGGCCGCGGAAAAGCTGACCGCGCTCGGTCTCGCCACGGTCGGCGACCTGGCCGCGGCAGATGCGGGACTGTTGCAGGACCACTTTGGGCGCAGCTACTCGGCGTGGCTCATGCAGGTTGCGCAGGGCCAGGACGAGCGGCCGGTGGTGGTCGAATCGGAGCCCAAGTCGATGAGCCGCGAAACGACCTTCGAGCGCGATCTGCATCCTCGTCACGACCGCCCGGCGTTGTCGAGCTCGTTTACCGGCTTGTGCGTGCGGGTGGCGGAAGATCTGGTGCGCAAAGGCTACGTGGGTCGCACGGTGGGCATCAAGCTGCGTTACGACGATTTCCGCACCGTCACGCGCGATCTGACGCTGGATGCGCCGACCGCCGACGCCGCCGAGATCCGCCGCGCCGCAACCGAATGCCTGCGCAGAGTGGAATTGAACCGCAAGCTGCGGCTGCTCGGTGTGCGCGTAAGCGCCTTGAGCCCGGCCAACGCGCTGCCGCCGCAAAGGCGGCTGCCGGTTCAGGCCGACTTGCCCTTTACCAGCGACGAATAA
- a CDS encoding YceI family protein, which produces MKKQLLLAAGALAAALSFNAMAADTYQLDPTHTYPSFETDHFGGISVWRGKFKKSSGTVVLDRAAKTGTVDVTIDMSSVDIGNDKLDAELVTDKFFDAAKYPTASYKGTQIRFDGDKPVEVIGTLTMHGITKPVNLKIESFKCFVNPMLKREVCGTESTATFNRDDFGVDFGKAYGFKMQTTLHIQAEGIKQ; this is translated from the coding sequence TTGAAGAAACAACTTTTGCTCGCCGCAGGCGCGCTGGCCGCCGCATTGTCCTTTAACGCCATGGCAGCCGACACGTACCAACTCGACCCGACGCACACCTACCCGAGCTTCGAGACCGACCACTTCGGCGGTATTTCGGTCTGGCGCGGCAAGTTCAAGAAGAGCAGCGGCACCGTGGTGCTGGATCGCGCGGCGAAGACCGGCACGGTGGACGTGACGATCGACATGAGCTCGGTGGATATCGGCAACGACAAGCTCGACGCGGAACTGGTCACGGACAAGTTCTTCGACGCCGCCAAGTATCCGACCGCGTCCTACAAGGGCACGCAGATCCGCTTCGACGGCGACAAGCCGGTGGAAGTGATCGGCACGCTGACGATGCACGGCATCACCAAGCCGGTCAATCTGAAGATCGAATCGTTCAAGTGCTTTGTCAACCCGATGCTCAAGCGTGAAGTGTGCGGCACGGAATCGACCGCGACGTTCAATCGCGACGACTTCGGCGTCGACTTCGGCAAGGCCTACGGCTTCAAGATGCAGACCACGCTGCACATCCAGGCCGAAGGCATCAAGCAGTAA
- a CDS encoding efflux RND transporter periplasmic adaptor subunit → MTEKTHASLAIPSRETEGGHALPPRHREWKRAKIAVWIVLALLAVGALRTVIANVMQNRSVAETTKQNATQYVNVVSPTQTEGGGNTLLPGTLRGYVESPIYARSTGYLLHWYADIGTRVKQGQLLADLDTPEIDQELAQALAQRQQTSSSLGLAKSSLDRWQQLRQRDAVSQQELDERQSTYAQDVANLAAADANVKRLQQLESFKRIVAPFAGVVTQRNVDVGDLIDAGSGTSRALFALAQSDPLRVYVQLPQAYAQNVSVGQKVVVTQAELPGQQFHGTITHMSGAIDVPTRSLQVEVTLPNPDDKLRPGAYVQVAVPSVAHAQLMVPGNALLFRAEGPRVAVVDANGNVQLHKIVIAQDLGQSLEIESGIEANDKIIINPSDSIADGDHVQIQPPRANGKGAS, encoded by the coding sequence ATGACCGAAAAAACTCATGCATCGCTAGCGATTCCCTCGCGAGAGACCGAAGGCGGCCACGCCTTGCCGCCGCGCCATCGCGAATGGAAACGCGCCAAAATCGCTGTCTGGATCGTGCTGGCGCTGCTCGCCGTCGGGGCGTTGCGCACCGTGATCGCGAACGTGATGCAAAACCGTTCGGTGGCGGAGACCACGAAGCAGAACGCCACGCAGTACGTGAACGTGGTGAGCCCGACTCAGACCGAAGGCGGCGGCAATACGCTGCTACCGGGTACGCTGCGCGGCTATGTCGAATCGCCGATCTATGCGCGCTCCACGGGTTATCTGCTGCACTGGTACGCCGATATCGGCACGCGCGTGAAGCAGGGCCAACTGCTCGCCGATCTGGATACGCCGGAAATCGATCAGGAACTCGCGCAGGCTTTGGCGCAGCGTCAGCAAACCAGTTCGAGCCTCGGCCTCGCCAAAAGCTCGCTGGACCGTTGGCAGCAATTGCGCCAGCGCGACGCGGTCTCGCAACAGGAGCTCGACGAACGGCAGAGCACGTATGCGCAGGACGTCGCCAACCTGGCCGCTGCCGACGCCAACGTCAAGCGCCTGCAGCAGCTCGAATCGTTCAAGCGCATCGTTGCGCCGTTCGCGGGCGTGGTCACGCAGCGCAATGTGGATGTCGGCGACCTGATCGACGCGGGCAGCGGCACGAGCCGCGCGCTCTTCGCGCTTGCGCAGTCGGACCCGCTGCGTGTCTATGTGCAATTGCCGCAGGCATACGCGCAAAACGTGTCGGTGGGACAGAAGGTGGTGGTGACGCAGGCCGAACTGCCGGGCCAGCAATTCCACGGCACCATCACGCACATGTCCGGCGCGATCGACGTGCCCACCCGTTCGTTGCAGGTCGAAGTGACGCTGCCGAATCCCGACGACAAGCTGCGCCCGGGCGCCTACGTGCAGGTCGCGGTGCCTTCCGTCGCCCACGCACAATTGATGGTGCCGGGCAACGCGCTGCTGTTCCGCGCCGAAGGCCCGCGCGTCGCGGTGGTCGACGCGAACGGCAACGTGCAGTTGCATAAGATCGTGATTGCGCAAGACCTCGGACAGTCGCTCGAAATAGAAAGCGGGATCGAGGCCAACGACAAGATCATCATCAACCCGAGCGATTCGATCGCGGACGGCGATCACGTGCAGATCCAGCCGCCGCGGGCCAACGGCAAGGGGGCGTCGTGA